One window of the Leucobacter komagatae genome contains the following:
- a CDS encoding PucR family transcriptional regulator, which translates to MMQYFAEPAIHSWIDLDTLLRDYELGLVVVAGGDSETGSRTVQWVHSTDLTDPTPFLTPRTVLLTTGAQFKGTLGIRTAEAYVSRLVAAGTTALGVGVGIRWDRIPPTLVEACEKLALPLIRVPYDTPFIAITRAAARLIDAAVHAQNLDRIAQERAGTGSRPGSQSGSARRAGLDRAEAALATAVVRLLIAGRRDLAEEVAGPLFPRLPRGQVSVIALPGSPRELDLDALGDGSAAGVVDGRLLIICEPGQIPTAKRIARGIPGGLSERGSLDDLVELVAQADRALEHSLAQDRSGAGEAAGRVAASASRPSAANRIVEYRPAMHAGLLQLIGESQDARRRASGFLSPVRAHDRKHADEIERSLEAWLRHNGQLSPAAEELGIHRHTLRARIRTAASLLQRDIDSPDTRSELWTAMRIAAPPAGAQH; encoded by the coding sequence ATGATGCAATATTTCGCCGAACCGGCAATCCACTCTTGGATCGATCTCGACACGCTCCTCCGCGACTACGAGCTCGGTCTCGTGGTGGTCGCGGGCGGTGACAGCGAGACGGGTTCGCGCACGGTGCAGTGGGTGCACTCGACCGACCTCACGGATCCTACGCCGTTCCTCACCCCCCGCACCGTGCTGCTCACGACGGGCGCACAGTTCAAGGGAACGCTCGGCATCCGCACGGCCGAGGCCTACGTGTCACGCCTCGTCGCCGCGGGAACGACCGCGCTCGGTGTCGGTGTCGGGATTCGCTGGGACCGAATCCCGCCGACCCTCGTCGAGGCGTGCGAGAAGCTCGCGCTCCCCCTCATCCGCGTCCCCTACGACACCCCGTTCATCGCGATCACGCGTGCGGCAGCGCGGCTCATCGACGCCGCCGTCCATGCCCAGAACCTGGATCGGATCGCGCAGGAACGCGCGGGAACTGGCTCACGCCCTGGATCCCAATCAGGATCCGCGCGCCGCGCCGGGCTCGACCGCGCAGAGGCGGCGCTCGCGACCGCGGTCGTCCGTCTGCTCATCGCCGGACGGCGTGACCTCGCCGAGGAGGTCGCAGGCCCCTTGTTCCCGCGGCTGCCGCGCGGGCAGGTCTCGGTCATCGCGCTCCCCGGCTCGCCCCGGGAGCTTGATCTCGACGCGCTCGGAGACGGCAGCGCCGCGGGCGTCGTCGACGGACGCCTGCTGATCATCTGCGAGCCGGGCCAAATTCCGACGGCGAAGCGGATCGCGCGCGGCATCCCTGGGGGGCTGTCGGAGCGCGGCTCGCTCGACGACCTCGTCGAGCTGGTCGCGCAGGCTGACCGGGCGCTCGAGCACTCACTCGCGCAGGATCGGTCGGGTGCGGGCGAGGCGGCTGGCCGGGTAGCGGCAAGCGCCTCGCGTCCGAGTGCCGCGAACCGCATCGTTGAGTACCGGCCGGCGATGCACGCTGGGCTGCTCCAGCTCATCGGCGAGAGCCAGGACGCCCGCCGACGCGCGTCGGGGTTCCTCTCCCCCGTGCGCGCGCACGACCGCAAGCACGCCGACGAGATCGAGCGGAGCCTTGAGGCGTGGCTGCGCCACAACGGCCAGCTCTCCCCCGCGGCCGAGGAGCTCGGGATCCACCGCCACACGCTGCGCGCGCGGATCCGCACCGCCGCGAGCCTGCTGCAGCGGGACATTGACTCGCCGGATACGCGGTCTGAGCTGTGGACGGCGATGCGGATCGCCGCGCCGCCCGCCGGGGCCCAGCACTAG
- the gabT gene encoding 4-aminobutyrate--2-oxoglutarate transaminase yields MTLTGGPSLPQERKLVTSIPGPKSQEMLARKNAAVAAGVGVALPVSIVAAGGGVMVDVDGNSLIDLGSGIAVTGVGNSAPAVVEAVTAQVQQFTHTCFTVTPYEGYIAVAEKLNEVTPGDHEKRSALFNSGAEAVENAIKIARHFTKKNAVVVFDHAYHGRTNLTMGMTAKNMPYKDGFGPFAPEVYRVPASYPYRDGLTGAEAAQVAITQIEKQVGADNLAAMIIEPIQGEGGFIAPAEGFLPALQEWATANKVVFILDEVQTGFARTGDRFAADHEGVVPDLITTAKGIAGGLPLSAVTGRAEIMDSAHAGGLGGTYTGSPISCAAALATIDTYEKENLAARATEIGAIITEFFAELQKNDDRIGDIRGRGAMMAVEFVESGSKNPAAALTSAIAKHAANEGVILLTCGTYGNVVRFLPPLSISDELLREALQIVADALAAN; encoded by the coding sequence ATGACTCTCACCGGCGGCCCCTCACTCCCGCAGGAGCGCAAGCTCGTCACCAGCATCCCCGGCCCGAAGTCGCAGGAGATGCTCGCACGAAAGAACGCAGCTGTCGCAGCTGGCGTTGGCGTTGCTCTTCCCGTCTCGATCGTTGCGGCAGGCGGCGGCGTCATGGTTGACGTCGACGGCAACTCGCTCATCGACCTCGGTTCCGGCATCGCCGTGACCGGCGTTGGCAACTCGGCACCCGCAGTCGTCGAGGCCGTGACCGCGCAGGTCCAGCAGTTCACCCACACCTGCTTCACCGTCACCCCCTACGAGGGCTACATCGCCGTCGCCGAGAAGCTCAACGAGGTCACCCCCGGCGACCACGAGAAGCGCTCCGCACTCTTCAACTCGGGTGCTGAGGCGGTTGAGAACGCGATCAAGATCGCCCGCCACTTCACCAAGAAGAACGCCGTCGTCGTCTTCGACCACGCCTACCACGGCCGCACCAACCTCACCATGGGGATGACCGCGAAGAACATGCCGTACAAGGATGGCTTCGGCCCCTTCGCGCCCGAGGTTTACCGCGTACCGGCTTCGTACCCGTACCGCGACGGCCTGACCGGCGCAGAGGCAGCTCAGGTTGCCATCACGCAGATCGAGAAGCAGGTTGGCGCTGACAACCTCGCAGCCATGATCATCGAGCCCATCCAGGGCGAGGGCGGCTTCATCGCTCCGGCCGAGGGCTTCCTCCCCGCGCTGCAGGAGTGGGCGACCGCGAACAAGGTCGTCTTCATCCTCGACGAGGTGCAGACCGGCTTCGCCCGCACCGGCGACCGCTTCGCTGCCGACCACGAGGGCGTCGTCCCCGACCTCATCACCACCGCGAAGGGCATCGCAGGCGGCCTCCCGCTGTCGGCAGTGACCGGCCGCGCCGAGATCATGGATTCGGCTCACGCAGGCGGCCTCGGCGGCACCTACACCGGCAGCCCGATCTCGTGCGCCGCTGCGCTCGCGACGATCGACACCTACGAGAAGGAAAACCTCGCTGCTCGCGCAACCGAGATCGGCGCGATCATCACCGAGTTCTTTGCTGAGCTCCAGAAGAACGACGACCGCATCGGTGACATCCGTGGCCGCGGCGCCATGATGGCCGTCGAGTTCGTTGAGTCGGGCTCGAAGAACCCCGCAGCCGCGCTCACCAGCGCGATCGCGAAGCACGCAGCGAACGAGGGCGTCATCCTCCTCACCTGCGGCACCTACGGCAACGTCGTGCGCTTCCTCCCGCCGCTCTCGATCTCCGACGAGCTGCTCCGTGAGGCCCTCCAGATCGTCGCTGACGCGCTGGCAGCGAACTAA